CGCGTTGATGGCGCTGATGGCTCTGGCGAGCGGGCCGGCCTGGCTGCCGATGCTGATCGCGCTGTTTCTCGCCCCCTATCTGATCATCCCCCTCTTCCCGTTCTCCCCTTTTGAGCACCGCTTTTATGCCCCGCAAACGCAGGGGATATACGCCGCGGCAGTGCTGGGTGTGGTCACCCTTTCATTCCTGGTCACCCGGGACCTGTCCGCTACCCCTCTGCTGTGGGTACTGTTTTTCGTGCCGATAGCGATTGCCGCCCAGGTCAATTTGCTGGTACTGGCCGGCAATTGGCTGGGTGTCGGTCTGGCGTTATGGCTCATCGAGCGGGATACCCTGATAGGAATGGCGCCGGCGTGGCTGGTGCACTGGCTGTGGCTGGGGTTTATCGGCGGGGTGCTGTATCACCTGATTTCCCGCGAGCGCATCTCCAGCGCCATCCTGGAAAGACTGCGCACCGATGTGGAAGAGCATATCCGGTGTCTCGCCGGCTCCGGCGTGCGGGACCGGGAATGGCCGGTCAATGTAGGCCGGCTGTTCTGCGATTTGCTCCAGGCGGATTTCGCCGTGCTGTGGTGGAGGGGAGAGGGTGAAGAGGTCTGGACCGGGATACGCGTGTCCCAGAACGGGGTGGCGGAGGCGGTGCGGTGTGAATCGGGGCAGTCCCCGCCGCCCATTGCCTGGCAGAATCATACGCCGGCGTGCTATATCGCGGAACGCCGGCGTGTCAGCCTGCAGGAAGCGCAGGCGGTGATCTTTGCTGAGCAACCCAGCCTGGGCTGGTCAGCGCTGAAAATGGAGCTGTGCGTTCCGTTTGCCGCCGGCCAGGAGCCGGCCGCTATCAGCCTGGAGTACCGCCGCCTGCCGGTGATTTACCCCGAGGAACTGGACCAGATGGCGCGCCAGAGCCAGGCCTTTGCGGAACTGCTGGCCGGCGCCCAGGCGCGGCAGGAGGAGCGCGCGGCGCAAGCGCGCATTTTTGGCTTGGCCCGGTATCTTCAGGAGTTTTCCGCCGGCCAGGAAGAGGTCCTTGACGCTATCCTAGATATCTTCACGGTCAAGCTGGGGTACGAGTTTGCCCAGGTCTGGGTATATGACCGACAGAGCGATACCCTGGTGCTCCGAAAATGTGTCCCATCCCCCAAGTGGCTGGAGGACATCCGCTTCTCCAGCGATGCAGACAATGCGTATCTCGAGGCACTGCACTCCCAGCAACGCCGCATATATGAGGGCTGGCATTCCAGCTTCGATTCTCGCGCATGGGGCGCGGTGCAGCACAGGAGATCTCATCCCCACAAACGCGATTATACCGTTATCCAGGCTTTTGTGCCGCTTTGGGTGAAGGTGCACGGTGGGGCGGAACGGGAGCCCGTCGGGCTGGTGATCTTCGGGAGCAGTTCGCCTGGCTCAGGGAGAGTGCCCACTACGGAAGAGCTGGACAGCCTGGTGCCGATTTATCAGGCTTGTGCCGCGGTACTGCGCACCCTGCAGATGCAGGAGCAGTGGCAGGCCGAGGTCCAGCGGGTGGAGCTGTTGAACGAGATGACGGCGGCACTGCTGGCCGCCGGCATGGAACCCGACCCGGACATGCTCTCCGAGAACATCGCCGAGTATGCCCAGCGCCTGTTTGGGGCGGACCTGGTGTTGATTTATGGCTACAACCCGGGGACCCGCCAGTTTCATTTCCTCAACCTGGCCGGCAGATTCCACAATAAGAACAAACCGCTCCGCAACATGCCATCGGATGCCCCTCTCCTCCAGCGCATTTTGGAGGAGAAGCAGGGCTGGTTCGTGCCAAATGTCCACGATGAGCCCCTGCTGATGCGTGCCAGAGGCGGGATAGAGGAGCATGTGGTAAGCTTCTCGATGCGGCAGGGGATCCGCTCCTTCGCCGGCCTCCCCATGTACGTGGGCAATCACCCGTACGGCGTCATCTGCCTCAACTTTCGTCAGCGTCGGACGCTGGGCCCCAACGAACAGCGCGCCATGAGATTGTTCGCCAACCTGGCCGCGCTGGGCTTCAGCCTGCATGAGAACATGGAGGAACGCGCGCACGCCGCCCTTTCGAGCTTCCGGGAACAGCAGTCCATCCTGCTTCATGATCAGTTCAGCCACACTCTGGACGAACTGGCGAAGCGCCTTGAGCTGATGGCCGACGAGGTGGCGCAGGCCGGCCTGCTCGAGCTGGAAGAGCGCTTCGATCGCGTCATCCGGCTGGCCCAGGAACTGCAGACGCGCATGGCGCGCATGATGCGTGACCTGGTCAGCGACCGCTCCGCACGGACGAATCTGGTGAGCGAACTGCAGCGCCTGCGGCGCTTCTTCCGCGATCTGTATGATTTTGAGGTGGAGCTGGACGTGGATCCGGCCCTGCCGGCGCTCCGCAACCTCACCCAACGCATCCTGGTCGGCATTGCCAGCGAGGGGCTGAGCAACGCCTGCCGGCATTCGGGCGCCGAGCGGGCTGTACTGCGCTGTTATCGGGACGACGAGATGATCCGCCTGGAGATCGAGGATGCCGGCAAAGGCCTGCCCGGGGATATCTGGTCGCAGGAAGGACATTGGGGGCTGAAAAACATCTGGCGGCAGGCGGCCTGTCTGGGAGGTGAGACGGATTTTCAGACCGGAGCAGATGGCCAGGGCACCCGTATCGTGGTGCGCATCCCCGCGCAGATCCGGGATGAACACCTGGCTTCGTAAGTCAGACCAGGAGGAGAGAGCGATGGCCCGCGAACGCAGTAAAATCCGTGTGGTGCTGGTGGAGGATCACCGGTCTATCGCTGAGACCTATCAGGCGGCATTAGAGGCGGCGCCGGAGATCGAATTTGTCGGACATGCCATCAACGGCCCGGAAGGCTTGGAGCTTATCCTCCGGGAGCTTCCTGACGTGGCGCTGGTGGACCTGGTGCTCGAGCACAGCGAGTACAACGGGGTGGAGCTGATCCGCCGGGTGAGGGAACGGGGCCTTCCGACCAAACTGATGGCTATCACCACGTACATTGGCGCGCCCGTCGCCGGCCAGGCCCTCCAGGCCGGCGCCGATGGACTGCTGGGCCGCTCCCCCAGCATCCGTGATATCATCATGGCCATTCAGCTCGTCCATCACGGCCTGATGGTGCTCGGGCCGCGCGAAGACTTTGGTGATTGGTTCAGCGGCTTCCTGATTCACCCCGAGAAAAAGGAATGTCCGCTTACGGAGCGTCAGCTTGAAGTGCTGACATGGGCGGCCCGCGGCTATACCAATCAGGAGATCGGCCGGCAGTTGCACATCGCTGAGGGGTCGGTGCGCGCCCACTTCAGCAATATACAGGATAAGCTCGGGGTCTCCGGCCGGCAGGAGCTGATCCGCCTGGCCATCGAGAACGGATGGATCGAGCGTCCGCGATAGGGCGCGCATTTCCCCTATTTGCCGGCGCGTACTCCCCGTACGCGTGCGTGTAAGCCTCCTGGGCGGTAGTATGGAATATTCCTCTGCCGCAGTACGCGTTTCCCTTCACGAAAAATCTGCCAACGTTTCGCGAATGAGGGATTGTCACGCGTCCCCCTATCACTTATTTATATAAGTGAGAGGAAGACCCGCAGGGGGAGGGTCGCTGGTGGCTGTTGGTTTGCCCGCTGGTGGAGCGCCAGGCAGGTGGTTCGGGGCCAGCCGGCCCAGAAGGGAGGCGGGCGATGATAACCAGCCGCATGAAATGGATGGTGATGGCGTGCAGCGTCGTCATCGGCGTGAGCGTGTGTGTGGCGGTTGCCGCCATATTCCCCCAGTTTGTCATGGCGGCCGCTGTGGGGATGGTGGTGGCGGCGGTGGTTCCCCCCATAATGATCGCCGCGGTGTTCGTGGTTGTCCCTCCCAGTGTCGCCCGGGTGGTGCGGGACGAGACGGGCCGCGTGGTACGCGTTCTGGGGCCGGGGGAGCACCTCGTGATCCCGCCGCTGGAGCGGCTGAGCGAATCGTTCAGCCTGTGCTGGCAGATCCTGATGCTGGACGATGTCGTGACGCTGGACGCGCACTGCGTCGAGATGGAGGTACAGCTCAAGGTGCTGTACGTGGTGGACCCGCGCGAGATGCGGAGGGAATGGCGGCAGATCATCCTGGACGCCCTGCATGATGACATGCGGCTGTGGGGGAATTACCTGCGCGGCATCTTCCTGGAGCAGTTGCAGTTGGTGCTGGCGCGGCGGCCGTCCGAGGAGTGGACAGTGGTCGCCGGCCGGCATGCCCTGCCCGTCTGGCTGATAGAGGCAGTCAATGCCAAAGCGGCCGGCACCGGCCTTGCGGTGCAGGATGTGCAGGTGTTCTGGCTGGCGCCGGCGCAGTCGGTGCGCCAGTTCTATCAGGAGGCCCACCGGCGGGCGGTGACAGCGGCAAGCTGGAGCACGGCGCTGAGGTTCCTGCGGCAAGAGGGTATGGCGGAGTTGACAGAAGAAGCCGAGCGGATGCGCGATTTGGCGGTGGCGGATGCGCTGGCCGGCCGCAATCATGTGACCCTGCACATGGGGGCTTTGCCCGGCTGGTACGTCCCATCGGGCAATGGCAACGGTCACGCTCCCGCACCTTCCGAGATCGGCCTCTCACAGCCTTCCGGGCAGAGCGTTCCAGCGGGGAAGTAAGGAGTACGCGATATCTCAAGGTGACAGTCATCCCCAGGTGGCTGTCACCTTGTTTTTTGGAGGGAGTGGGCCGTTTGCCGGCGCTCAGGTTCTATGCCATAATGGCACCATGATATTCCCGGGACACGTGAGCGCGGGGTACCTCACCTCGCATTATCTGCATACCGACCAGCGTACCACCATGCTGGCCGCCGTGTTCCCCGACCTGGTGGACAAGACCGGGCGGTATATCCTGCGCTGGTCCCCCAGCAGTAGGGTGCCGGCGCATTCCCTGCTGACCGGCGCGCTCACCACGGCGGCGGTGGCACTGCTGACGCGCCGGCGGCAGGCCGTGGTGGGCTGGGCGGCCGGCTATCTGGTGCATGTCCTCAGCGACCTGGTGGTGGATCACATGGTCGGGGAGGACACCAGCGGAGGATATGCGCTGTGGCCGCTGACGAAAGTGGACATCCGCCGGCATCCCATCTGGACCAGCTTTCAGCTCTATTCGGTCGGCGTGTGGCTGTTCGAGGCGCTGGTGACGCTGTGGGCGGTGCTGGTGGCGCGCCGGCGCACCCGCTCCCGCGGGATCATCCTGGGACTTGTGCGCGGTCCCTCCATCCCAGGTAGTGCAGGAGGGCCTGGGCCAGGGCGCGGCCCAGCAGGAGGCCGTCAGGCGATACGGCGTTGACATCGTCCGCCGGCTTGCAGAAGGCCGGCTTGGCCTCCAAGTGGAGCGCCGGCATGCCCCTGCGCTCCGCCTCTATCAAGGTCACGGTTTGCAGGGCCGATAGCTCCAGGGCTTCCTCTTCCTCGTGCCCATCCCCATGGAAAATCCAGGCATCGCGGCTCCCCGGTGCTTTCTGGACGCCCCAGGTGTAGCGCCGGCCCAGCGCGGCATCCAGCAGTTGGGCGAAGCGGCGCGCGTCGGCCAGGTGATTATGGCCGGCGCTCAGCTCCAGCGCCAGCCGGCGGTGCGGCCCGCTCCCGTGGCATTCTAGCAGAAAGCGGGCCGGCTCCGAGAACAATTCCCTGCTGTACGGGCTTGCGAGGTCCTTGTTGGGGTCATGGGTGGTGGGATGGGCCATGATGACCAGCTTGCAGGGCTCCCCGCGATCGCGCAGAGCGGTGAACGCCACCAGCGCGTAGGAGGCGGCGTTTTTGTCGGCGTCGCGCGGCGCCGGCCGGCCTTCGGCATCCCGCCGGCGCTCGCAGATGTAGTCCTCCCGCACTTCGGCGTGGTGCGGGACGCCCAGGAGAACGGCGTAAGGCGGCCGGCCGTGCCGCAGTACCAGCAGACGGTCCCGCGCTTGCAGAAAATCGGCCAGCGCCGGGTGATACTCCCGCAGGGTCCACAGCTCATCCTGATAGACAATGGTGCGGATCTCGTCGTACGGTGCGGGCGGTTCGGTCATGACGGCCCTCATTGGGTGCCGGCCTCGGGAAGCCAGCCCAGGTCCAGCTCGTGGAGCTTCCAGGGAAGCGGGGCGCCGGTATGGGGGTCCCAGCCCATCATCTGGTAGTAGGTTTGCAGAGCGGCGCGTATGGCGTCTGGCGGGATGAATGAACCGGCGAGCGGCCCGTTCCCCAGCGGTTCGAAGAAGCGGGCCGGCGGCGCGTCATCCGCGGCGCGCAGGCCGCAGCGGGCGTTAAAGACCCGCGCCATGGCGAGCACCCGTTCTCCGACCTCGAGCATTTCGAAGATCGAGAAATCCCAGCCGGTCAGCGCGCACACAATTTCCTGCTGAGCCTCGATGGAGTAGCTCATGAAGATGCACATGCCCAGGCAGTTCTGGAAGGTGCGGTAGGTGATCCAGCGGCGGGCCATGCGCACCTTGGCCGGCGAGAGATCGTCGAAACGCAGGGGGCGGTGGATGCCCAGCGGGCGCAGGCCGGCGATATTCTCCGGCGTCTGAAAAGCGTTGTCATGCAGGCTGTGCACATGGTCCGCGCCGGTGGGGGAGGTGGCATAGCCGAGGTTCAGGGCGAATTTGATGCGCGGGTCGTGCATGGGCACTTCCTGCTTCTTGACGTGCAGGACGTACTGCTCCGTCCCTCGTCCGATGGCCTGCGCGGCGCGATAGGCGCCCTGCGCCAGGATGTCGCCGAACCCTTCCCGCCGGATGATCTTCTCCAGCATCTGCAACACGGCCCGGGCGTTCCCAAAGTTCAGCGGGATGCCGTCCGTGTCGGCCATGGTCAGGAGACCGCGCTCGAAGCATTCCATGGCCCAGGCGATGGTGGCGCCGGCGCTGATGGTGTCCAGCCCATAGGCATTGCACAGCTCATTGGCCTTGGCGATGGCCGGCAGGTCGTCCACCCCGCACAGCGAGCCGAAGGCGGCGATGGTCTCGTACTCCGGCCCGCCGTAGGCCGGCTGAACCTGCCACTCGTCATGCGTCTCGACGATGCGCTTACAGCGCACCGGACAGGCGAAGCAGGTGCCGCCGCCCTTGAGGATAGTGGCGGCCATGTGCTGGCCGTCAATGCGTTCGGCGCCCTCGAAGACGCCTTCGCGGAAATTGCGCGTGGGGAGGCCGCCGCTGGCCTGCAAAATGGGCAGAAAGCCCGGGGTGCCGTAATCGTAGCGCAGTTTGAGGACCGGGTCGCCGGCGGCCAGCCGGTCCGCCTGCCAGCGCGCCCACCGGCGGATCGCCCCAGGATCAGCCAGGGGGAGCGCGCCGGTGCCGCGCACCGCGATGGCGCGCAGTCTTTTAGCGCCCATCACCGCGCCCAGGCCGCAGCGGCCGGCGGCATGATGGGCATCGTTCAAGACGCAGGCGTTCAGACAGAGCCGCTCGCCG
This portion of the Anaerolineae bacterium genome encodes:
- a CDS encoding GAF domain-containing protein, giving the protein MMNRSESRRLWHRLRVFPTPGALVKSRLRSTTMNWRVVMALMGIALMALMALASGPAWLPMLIALFLAPYLIIPLFPFSPFEHRFYAPQTQGIYAAAVLGVVTLSFLVTRDLSATPLLWVLFFVPIAIAAQVNLLVLAGNWLGVGLALWLIERDTLIGMAPAWLVHWLWLGFIGGVLYHLISRERISSAILERLRTDVEEHIRCLAGSGVRDREWPVNVGRLFCDLLQADFAVLWWRGEGEEVWTGIRVSQNGVAEAVRCESGQSPPPIAWQNHTPACYIAERRRVSLQEAQAVIFAEQPSLGWSALKMELCVPFAAGQEPAAISLEYRRLPVIYPEELDQMARQSQAFAELLAGAQARQEERAAQARIFGLARYLQEFSAGQEEVLDAILDIFTVKLGYEFAQVWVYDRQSDTLVLRKCVPSPKWLEDIRFSSDADNAYLEALHSQQRRIYEGWHSSFDSRAWGAVQHRRSHPHKRDYTVIQAFVPLWVKVHGGAEREPVGLVIFGSSSPGSGRVPTTEELDSLVPIYQACAAVLRTLQMQEQWQAEVQRVELLNEMTAALLAAGMEPDPDMLSENIAEYAQRLFGADLVLIYGYNPGTRQFHFLNLAGRFHNKNKPLRNMPSDAPLLQRILEEKQGWFVPNVHDEPLLMRARGGIEEHVVSFSMRQGIRSFAGLPMYVGNHPYGVICLNFRQRRTLGPNEQRAMRLFANLAALGFSLHENMEERAHAALSSFREQQSILLHDQFSHTLDELAKRLELMADEVAQAGLLELEERFDRVIRLAQELQTRMARMMRDLVSDRSARTNLVSELQRLRRFFRDLYDFEVELDVDPALPALRNLTQRILVGIASEGLSNACRHSGAERAVLRCYRDDEMIRLEIEDAGKGLPGDIWSQEGHWGLKNIWRQAACLGGETDFQTGADGQGTRIVVRIPAQIRDEHLAS
- a CDS encoding response regulator transcription factor; this translates as MARERSKIRVVLVEDHRSIAETYQAALEAAPEIEFVGHAINGPEGLELILRELPDVALVDLVLEHSEYNGVELIRRVRERGLPTKLMAITTYIGAPVAGQALQAGADGLLGRSPSIRDIIMAIQLVHHGLMVLGPREDFGDWFSGFLIHPEKKECPLTERQLEVLTWAARGYTNQEIGRQLHIAEGSVRAHFSNIQDKLGVSGRQELIRLAIENGWIERPR
- a CDS encoding metal-dependent hydrolase codes for the protein MSAGYLTSHYLHTDQRTTMLAAVFPDLVDKTGRYILRWSPSSRVPAHSLLTGALTTAAVALLTRRRQAVVGWAAGYLVHVLSDLVVDHMVGEDTSGGYALWPLTKVDIRRHPIWTSFQLYSVGVWLFEALVTLWAVLVARRRTRSRGIILGLVRGPSIPGSAGGPGPGRGPAGGRQAIRR
- a CDS encoding aldehyde ferredoxin oxidoreductase family protein, with the protein product MPYGFFGRVLRVNLSAGTTEVLPLDEAWFRAYLGGWGLVAYVLLTEVPADCDPLGPENKLIIAAGLMTGAPLGGAGRNIVGAKSPLTGGFGASEVGGFFGAELRRAGWDGIIIEGQAERPVYLWIRDDQVELRDAAHLWGRPTAEVEEALKAELGDDRVRVCQIGPAGERLCLNACVLNDAHHAAGRCGLGAVMGAKRLRAIAVRGTGALPLADPGAIRRWARWQADRLAAGDPVLKLRYDYGTPGFLPILQASGGLPTRNFREGVFEGAERIDGQHMAATILKGGGTCFACPVRCKRIVETHDEWQVQPAYGGPEYETIAAFGSLCGVDDLPAIAKANELCNAYGLDTISAGATIAWAMECFERGLLTMADTDGIPLNFGNARAVLQMLEKIIRREGFGDILAQGAYRAAQAIGRGTEQYVLHVKKQEVPMHDPRIKFALNLGYATSPTGADHVHSLHDNAFQTPENIAGLRPLGIHRPLRFDDLSPAKVRMARRWITYRTFQNCLGMCIFMSYSIEAQQEIVCALTGWDFSIFEMLEVGERVLAMARVFNARCGLRAADDAPPARFFEPLGNGPLAGSFIPPDAIRAALQTYYQMMGWDPHTGAPLPWKLHELDLGWLPEAGTQ